The genomic DNA AGTATGGGATAACAATGATAAGGAGATCATAGAGGCAGATCCACACTTTGAAAATTGGGAGGATGAAGAGGCTGACTGGACGGATGGTACATTGGGTTATCTCTACCCAAACAAGGATCCCGAAGATCTTATCAATAAAAAATTAACCGACTATAGCTATAGTGGGCATGGCGGCCACCCTGGTTCTTGGTACGGAAGGGTTGAGGCAGACAGTATAACGGATATATTTAATAATTACAGTGCATGGGCATATGGAAAAGTGAAAGATGTATGGCAATGACAGAGAAATAGGGCTGTAAGTTTCGCAAATGATAAAGTGGGAAGACCTTTCGATTTTGTATCACCATGGTATACGTGGTGGGGAGGACTATACACAAAACAAAAGGATGGCTCCTATGGGATACCTGGACATAATTATCCCGGATACGGGTACTACTGTTCAGAATTGACATGGGCATCTTGGAAACATGCATACATAGATCTAGATACAGATAATGGTCCTGTCTGGCCCGGGGAACTTGCCCGTAATTCGCGTGTAGATATTTACTACCAGCATGGATCAACACCTGACTAAAAACGAAAACCTTTCCCCTCTTTTTATTGATATAAAGTTTAAATAGAAACAGGGTATTTAAAAAATGAGTGAAAAAATGAAGAATATAATAATCATTTCAGTTTTTGTTCTATCTATCCTCCTCATTGCTTCATCAATGGCTTTTCATGAAAGAAAAAACGATAATGAAGAATGGAATGAAAGATATGCGGGAAAAGGAGTTTCCAGAGCAAGCGATATTAAACAAACAGGTAATGGAGGATTCATCGTTGTTGGGGTTACCGCACCACTATCAGGAGATACATGGGATGCGTGGCTTTTGAAAGTAGACGCTAATGGAAATGAAATATGGAATAAAAGTTTTGGAGGAATGGGGAATGATGAGGCGTATAGTGCAATTGAATCGAAAGAGGGATATACGATTGTGGGAAGTACACAACATTGGGGTGAGACGGATTATGATTTCTGGTTAATAAAGACAGACCGAAATGGAAATGAAATATGGAATAAAACATATGGAGGAAAGGGGGATGATATTGCAGAAAAAATTATACAAACCAATGATGGAGGGTATGTAGTAGTAGGATATACGTACTCATTCAATACCCCGGGTGATCCAGATATATTGGTAGTAAAAACAGACGGAAAGGGGGAGTTACAGTGGTATAAGGTTCTTGGAGGAAATAAAACAGAAGATGGAAATGATATTATAGAGACAGATGATGGATATTTAGTTTCTGGAATAACGTATTCTTACGAAACTCGTGGGGGGTGGGATACTTGGCTTGTAAAAATGGATAAGGATGGAAATGAGGTATGGAACAAAACGTATGGATGGTGGGATTTTGAATGGAATGCTTATGTAATTGGAATAGATGATGGATATATGATTGCTGGTTATACTTTGTCCACTCCCACAGAGTGGGGCGATGCATATCTCATTAAAGTGGATAAGGATGGAAACGAGATATGGAGCAAAAAATATGGTGGACGAGATAGCGATCAGGTATATGATTTCAAAAAAACAGAAGATGGATATATCTTGGCCGGAGGCACACATACTTATAGCATCGGAGACTTTGATGCGTGGCTTTTGAAAGTAGACGCTAATGGAAATAAAATATGGAATAAAAGTTTTGGAGGAAGGGGAGCAGATGGAGTAAATTCGGTGGTGGTATTGAATGGTAGCTATGTGATGGCTGGAGATACAGAAATAAAGTTTCTCTCAGAACACAGGATAGTGGCTTGGCTTGTAAAATGTGCAGATTATCTCCCCCCAGAAATAAAAATAATTAGGCCAAAAGAAAATTATTTTTACATATTTGATAGGGAAATAACGCCTTATGATAAAACATTGACAATAGGGGGAATTACCGTAGTTGCTGAAACGGATGATTCAGCCAAAATAGAGAGAGTGGAATTTTATTTTACTGGCTATAATGTTTATGAATACGAGCCATGTGCAGTGGTATACAATCCCCCTTACGAATGGAAATGTAGAAGATTTGGGGTTGGGTTACCGGGTGTAATAACTGCAGGGGCATATTATGGAAATGCAGGAGCAGTGGCAGTAGATAAAATAGAAGTTTACATCATCAATTTATTTCCTATTTCTTCTCCTTCTGCCTCACCTGCTGGAAGTTAAGCCCGATGGATACTGCCAAACCCTTTTGCAAAAATCATTTTTCTGGAGGCATATGTCCTGGCAATGCCAAGAATCAGGAATAACCCCTCCATTTGAAGGATCGCTTTATTGCCTGCTTCCATCCTTCATACAATATGTCCCTCTTTTCTTCGCTCATGTGCGGCTCAAATACTCTGTCAATTTTTCTTTTTTCGATGACTTCATCCTTTGATTGCCAGTAATCGGATGCAAGCCCTGCAAGATAGGCTGCCCCAAGTGCCGTTCCATCAAGGATTTTAGGCCTCTCAACCCGTATGTCAAGCATATCTGCCGTGAATTGCAATAGAAAATTATTATTGGAAGCACCGCCATCCGCCTTAATCGATGCGATTTTTAAAGCGGAATCGGTCTCCATCGACATTAAAATATCCTTGCATCTGTAGACAATCCCTTCAAGAACAGCCCTCACTATATGCTCTTTCCTGGTTTTTCTGCTCAATCCAACCGCAATGCCGCACGCGTGAGGATCCCAGTAAGGAGATGATAAACCTGTAAAAGCGGGCACAAAATATACTCCTTCTGTACCATCAACGGCGCTGGCCATGTCATCAGAATCCTCCACGTTTTGTATGATGCCCAGATTATCTTTAAGCCATTGAACAGCTGAGCCGGTTGTATTTATCATCCCTTCGAGCATGTATGTTACCCTGCCGTCAATTCCCCATGCGATGAGCGGGAGAAGTTTGTGAAGAGATGCCGGCGGCCTGCTCCCAACATTCATATCGATAAAACTTCCCGTGCCGTTTGTGCATTTCACCTCGCCAGGATTGAAACATCCTTCAGTGAATAAGGCAGATTGCTGGTCCGCTACAGCACTTCTTATAGGCACCTCTACTCCCAAAATTTTTTTATCAACGATGCCAAAATCTCCTGCCGTTTCCTTCACTTCTGGAAGAATATCGGTAGGAATATCAAATGTTTCTAGAAACATCTTGCTCCATTTCAGGGAAAAAGAATCGAACATGCCCGTTGAGCTCGCATTTGAAAAATCTGTTGCATGTATCTTGCCGTTGGTCAATTTCCATATGAGCCACGTGTCCATCGTACCGCATAAAATTTCTCCTCTCAAAGCTTTCTTCTTCACTCCTTCCACATTATCCAAGAGCCAGTGGGTATGTGCCAGGGCAGAGGCTGGAGTAAACGAAAGGTTGGATGCCGTTATAAGAAGCGCTCCCGTACCTGTCATCCGTATACCATCCCAAAGTTTTGAAACACCCTTCGTAAAATGCCCGAGTGACCTCACCACCCTCATCTTTCCCTTCCCGTCCATTTCCCTGCAAATATCGGCCGTCCTCGTGTCGTGCCATGTAATGGCGTTGTAGACGGGTTTACCGCTCTTTTTGTCCCACAAAAGATTTGTCGAACGCTGGGTTGTGATGCCAATCGCTTCTATATTATTCGCCTTTATATCCTTACTGCCCATCGCCGTCTTCATTACAGAAATACACTTTTTCCATATTTCTTCTCCCTCCTGCTCGCACCATCCCGGACGGGGAAAAATCTGGGGTATTTCTTCATATGCATGTGAAACGATATTGCTGTCGCGATCAAAAATAATCGCCCGTACGCCTGTCGTCCCTTCATCTATTGCCATAATATACTTATTCATTTTTTCTCACCATACTGCATGAAGAAACAATATTTGCTCCTGTCCCCATCACATTTTTGCAAATCACATCACCGTATTTTACCGGAGCTTTCGCCCTCACTTTAGACAGTTCACCAATGCATTTCTTTATCAGATTTTTAGGAATTTCTCTATCGCTTTTAACCGGCAGGAGAGGATGAATGCCGTTTTCTACAAATACTGTTGTCGTAAGTATCCTTTTCGGATCTGTTAATTCCCGGATGGCATAGTCCTTACCTCTGTTGCATTTGTTTCCCGTAACTATTATTTCATCTCCTTTTTTCTCAGCTGTTATAGCGCAGCCAAGCGGGCATTCTATACAGGTAAATTTACTTTTCATATTTACCTCTCACGTCTATCCTCAATTCATTTTGTATGCCCTTGAGCAATTCCGACGGCACGGATGCTTTCACCATTTCTGGAGGCTTTACAATCCTCTCCTTTTTTTCAAAAATGGCCATACTTTCGGAAATTATGACTTTTACATTTTTATCTTCCTCTTTTACCCTAAAATAGAATGTAACGTTATCCATATCAATGCTTCTCAAGAATTGCGGCACGACATATCTTACGTTGTCTCCCACGACCACCTTTATCTCTTTTCCCCTTTCAATTTCCCCCGTTGCATATTTTGCCGCATATTCTCCTGCGATTTCAGAAACCATGGTTACATCATCAACCAAATCATGCACATGCACCACGTTTCCACATGCAAATATTCCGGGCACAGACGTTTCCATATGCTCATCGACAACCGGCCCGCCAGTCTTTTCGTCCATGACCACGCCGGCCTGTTTCGACAGTTCATTTTCCGGGATTAAACCGACAGCCAGAATAAGGCAATCGCACGGAATAACCCTTTCAGTTCCTTTAATGGGCTTCATCGATTTATCTACTTTTGCTACTGTAACGGCTTCAACCCTCTTCTTTCCCTTAATATTTGTAACCGTGTGAGAAAGGAGGAGCGGTATGCCGTAATCTTCCAGACACTGAACAACGTTTCTTGTGAGCCCTCCCGGTTTCTGCATGATTTCATACACTCCCTCAACCTCTGCCCCTTCTAAAATAAACCTCCTAGCCATTATTAAGCCCACATCACCCGAGCCGAGAATTACAATTCTCTTTCCCGGCATCACTCCCTCAATATTTATGAGACGCTGTGCTGTGCCTGCAGTATAAACCCCGGCGGGCCTTGTCCCGGGAATTAAAATTTGTGCTCTGCTCCGTTCTCTGCAACCCATTGCAAGAACTATGGCCTTTGCCTTTATTTCCAGAATTCCATCGGAAGGGTTTGTCGCCACAATTGTTTTATCTTCGTTTATTTCCAGCACCGCTGTTTCTGTTTTTACGTCAATATCCGATTTTTCCACTTTGCCCATAAAATGATGTGCATATTCTGGCCCTGTCAACATCTTTTTGAAAATGAAGTTGCCGAATCCATTGTGAATGCACTGTGGAAGTATACCCCCTAATTCGTTTTCCCTTTCAAGCAGCATGACCTTTGCTTGCTCAGATGCCTTGAGGGCTGCCGCCAAGCCCGCCGGCCCCCCTCCGATAACTGCTACATCAGTTTTCATTGCCCACCTCCAGCAAACATTTTGCCTTTCCCACAAAAAGGTATGAATCTTCTATATTTTTCACAACCCTCTCCAATGGGATGCCCGTTTCGCGGGCCAAAATTCGTGCAACCCTCGGAAGACAGAAAGCACCCTGGCACCGCCCCATTCCCGCCCTTGTTCTCCTTTTTATGGCATCCATACTCAAAGCTGGGATGGGTGCATGGATTGCATCGACTATTTCACCTTCAGTAACCTGCTCGCATCTGCATACTATCCTGCCATACAATGAATTTTTCTCCATAATCTTCTTTTTCTCCTCATTGCCCAACTCCCTGAAAACGACCGGTTTCTTTCGGCAGGGATTGAAATCCTGCTTTTCATTCATCGGCAGACCTTCATTTTTTAAAATATTGATGACCATATCTGCTACGGCAGGGGCGGCGGCCAGCCCGGGGGACTGTATGCCGGCAACGTGAACAAATCCTTTTACTTTTTTAGACGGCTGTATAAAAAAATCTTCTGTGAAAGTAGATGCCCTGAGCCCGGCAAAGTAGGCAATAACCGTCTTACTTGGAAAATCTGGAGTGAGATATGAATAGCCCTGAAAAATCCGCTCTATTTCTTCGTATGTAACAGAGGTATCATCCCTATCGGGTACTTCCTCTACCGTAGGCCCCCACTGAATGTTGCCGTCAACGGTAAGCATTATTCCCCCTCCCTTGTAATGCTCCGTCCGTGGAAACTTAAGGGCGGACATGGAATGATTTATGTAGTTTCCATATTCCTTATCAAAAAGCAACGTTGAACCTTTTTTGGGGTGAATTGTATATTCCCTTGCCCCTGCCATTTCTGCTATTTCATCGGCGTACAGGCCAGCGGCATTGACAACAAAATGAGTATCGATAACTCCTTCCGTAGTTATCACTGATTTTACACTGCCGTCTTTTACATCAATATCCACAACCTCGGTGTTGAGCATTATATCCACGCCGTTTTCTATCGCATTCTCTGCAAGTGCAATAGTGAACAGGTATGGACAGGTAATGCCGTATGTAGGAGAGTAGACAGCAGCCAATGCCTTCTCTGTCACATGGGGCTCCTGTCTGAGGAGTTCCTCTCGCTTCACAAGGTGCATCGGTATACCCAGCTTTTTACCCCGCCGCAAAATAATAAATGGCACGACTCTTTTTGCAATAAAATTGGCAAGAAATGACGGAATTTTATAATGTGCCAGTGAGTCTCCCGTAGTTATAATCCACATGCCACACTTTTTGTAAGGTATGCATAGCTCTTTTGAAATATCATCATACATTTGATGGCCTTCCACGCACAGTTTTTGTTTCAATGTCCCCATTTTTTCCCCTATGCCCGTATGAACCATGCCGTTATTCGCCTTTGTTGTTCCCGTCGCAACATCTTCTGCCTTCCCAACAAGAATAATTTTTAAATCATAATGTGAGAGCTCACGTGCAATGGAACAGCCAATCACACCCCCTCCAACAATCACAACGTCTGCCTCACCTATTTTTTCCTTTTTGCCCTGCTTTTTTTCCCTTTTTTTCTTGCCGGGGTATTCAAGATTATTCACCACGCCCCCGGCATGTTTTATTTTTCCGATTGATGAACCGAGAGAGAGAAAATCTTTTCTTGAATCTATCTTTCCATCCAGATAAACAATTCCACCCTCCACTCGTACCCCAATGCCCACACCGCCTTCCTTCCGTGCAATTTTTTCAACTTTTTTTCTTATTCTGCTGTCGTTCATGCTTTTTCCCATGCCTTAAGAACAATCTCAGATATGTCATATACCTCCACACCACCTTTTCTAAAAGTTGTATTGCATGTGGGACATGCGGTCACAATACAATCAGATTGTTTTTTCAGTTCTTCAAGCCTTGCATCTGCCATTTTTGATGCGATATCAGGGTTTGTTGACCCCAGGGAGCAACCCATGCCACAGCATTTTGTATCTTTCCTATTGAAGTATGTTTCTTTGATTTTCATTCCAGCACGCTTTGCTATCTTTCGGGGTTCTTCCTCCAGCCCGAGTTTTCTGATAAGTGCACAGGGATCGTGATAAACGCATTCTTTTTCTATCGCCTTTGCCATCTTTTTATTTTCCATCAGCCGGAGTAAATATTCTGATGTGTGCATAACCCTTGCTTTTATCTCAAAGCCAAATTGCGGGTAAATATGCCTGAATACATAAGTGCAGGTGGGGCAGCTGCACACCATGGTTCTGCATCCGCTTTCTTCAATGGCTTTCACATTATGCTCTGCAAATTTTTTAAATTCGTCAGTAAAGCCCAGATTTATGAAGGGTGAGGCACAGCACCACTCGTCTTTAAGCAACACGTATTTTTCCCCTGCTCCCTCAAAAATTTTGGTCATTGAATCCGCAATTTCGCCCCTTTCCGATGAGACTTCGCATCCCATGAAGTACAAAACGTCTCCTTTCCCATCCGTACTTTTATCGTATTTTCTTTCATGTATTGTATGGTTTTTTTCCAGATTTTCCTTTATTTTAATAATGCGAGGAGGGGCTAAACTCATACCGGCAATATCTTCTCTCACCCCCTTCAGTATATCACCGACAGAAAAATCAAAGGGGCACCACTGCATGCATGCATCACAACCTGCACATTTATACATCAATTCAATCGCATCCTGGGAATTAAGCCTGTCCGTTTCTATGAAATAAGCAATGCGTGTTTTTCCGGACGGCGACATCGCATCATTTTTTTCCGCCGCCAGGACGGGGCAGTCGAATTTGCACATATTGGGACAGAGTGCACATTTTATGACCGAATCCATATCTGCACGGGTTTTTTTTCTCCGCAAATATTCTTTTTTTCCTATCAAAAAATGCCTCATCGCCCTTGCTTTTGTTGAAAAAGATGTCTTGGCAAGTGAATCCATAATCCATGCATACTTACTCTTCATTCCCCACCCCCATTTTCCCCGGATTCATAATGTTGTTTGGATCGATCACTTTTTTTATTTTTTTGAGTATGCTCATTCTTTCTCCCATTTCTTCCTTCAGCCATTTTGCCCTCATCAGCCCGATGCCGTGATGATGGCTTATCGAGCCATGTTCTCTCAGACATGCTTCCATTATTGCATCCCATACAGATTCGTAAAATTTGAAAGGTGTTACATGTTTCGGAGGCAGCCCACCAAATGTAAAATAGAAGCATACCCCCTGAGGATAAAAGTGAGAGGCGTGACCAGACGCGACCACCACTCCGTCAACATTCCTCATTGCCTGAATAATAGCTTTATATAGACTCATGGCATTTTTCCATCCCGAGGAAACTTCCACCGTATCAAAAATAAATCCTTTGGGTGTAAATTCGGAGGATTCCTTCACATTGAACCGCATATCAAGCCAGTGAAGGACGGGTTCTTCTCCGCATTCATTTCCATCCTCGCTTTTGCAGACTTTGACCGATATTCCTTTTTCCAGTTTCACCAGTTCTTTGTCCCCTTCCATTAACAGAATCAACATGCATTTATTTTTTATATAAAAATGCCTGAGAGTCTCATTCTTATCATAAATTCTCACAACGGCAGGATAAACATTTTTTCTCATTATTTTTCTCACTGTTTCCAGAGCATGAGAAATGCTATCAAAAATGAATGAAACCATAGCCCTTTCTTCGGGATAAGGCCATATCTTCAATGTCGCTTCAGTTATAATGCCCAGAGTGCCTTCAGAGCCCAGAAGCAGTCTTTCAACACTCGGGCCTGTGGAAGACCGCGGCACGGCCTTTGATTTTATGAAAGAGCCGTCTGCCAGAACTGCTTCAATAGCAACCACAATGTCCTCAATCTTGCCGTATTTGGTTGAAAATTGTCCCGCAGCACGGCATGCAAGCCAGCCTCCCAGGCTTGAGCAATAAAGGGATTGGGGAATGTGCCCCATTGTATAACCCTCTCTATCGAGATGCCTTTCCAGGTTCATGCCATTTATGCCGGTTTGAGCGGTAACCATCAAGCTGGCATCATCTATCTCCACAACCCTATCCATCTTTCTCATATCAACAACAATGCCTCCTTTTACAGGAACAGCCCCTCCGACAACGCCAGAGCCTTCTCCGTATGGCACGACCGGTGTCCGCCAGTCATTTGCAAGTTTTATTATTCCTGCTACCTGCTCAGCATTTTCCGGCCATACAATACAATCTGGCAGGGCCGGCACCGTGCCGTCCAGATACCATCGCAATGCAATGGGCCAGTAATCTTTTGAATAAACAATTCTGTCAGCCTCTTTATCAGAAACACCTCCAGGAACTATGGAATTAAGCTGCTCGATAATTCTTTTATCAAAAGTTTCATTTTTTGGATAGACCGTACCATACACCATCCATTGGATAAATAGTTTGGTGATATAAAAGTATAGCCACTCAGTCCGCCCATCTTTTCCTCATAAATCAGCCAAGCGTTCGTCATCATCGTGGCATGTTGAAATACATGAGCGATTAAATAACTTTTATGCAATGACGCTCAGGATTTATAAATAACCCAAAATTTGAGGGATGATAACCCAATATTATTTCCCTCGGATGGTTAGCATTGGCTACTCCTTTAACCTCTGGATAGTCTTATTTATCCCAATAATTGTTCTCATTCTCGGATATTTCACCCCGATTAATGGTTTATGGGATTTGATAAAGATTTCCCTTACAGAAGACAGTATAAAACAAAAAATGATGAGAATTAAGATGAGATTGAATTACCCAAAGTGGCAAATAAGCGGCATAATTGGATTAGCGATTGTTTCCACTTTGTATTTCAGTATGAAGGTAGCGTAAATTATGAAATGAATACAGAAAATGCTCTGCTCTCCTTATTAAAATACATTTGAAATACGTTCAAAACAAACCCAAAAAAGGTTTATATGAACATTTTAAATTAAATAAAATGGGTGTGTGGGAAAGGCGATCCATTCCTTTTGCCACATGTATATTACCCCCAGAATCTCTCCACACCCATTTGAAGATATAATGATGAAGGATGAAGGGAAAATAAAAATCCTTGGGGCAGGTCCTGCTGGTTTAACGGCAGCAATTAACTTGGCAAAACGAGGATATAATGTAAAAGTTTTTGAGAAGAATGAAGATTGTGGGATGAGATTTCGTGGCGATTTTCAAGGTCTTGAAAACTGGTCATCCCGAAGCGATATTTTAGATGACATAAAATCTATGAACATTTCCATTAACTTTTGGCATAAGCCAGTATTTCAATGTGAGTTTTATGATTTTAAACTCAATAAAAGAATAGTTCGCTTTAAAAGACCGGGATTATATCTTGTAAAAAGAGGGGCTGTGAAGGGGAGCCTTGACTTATCTCTCAAAGAACAAGCTATAAGGAGTGGGGTTGAAATCATTTTCAAGAGGAAAGTGACTGAGAAGGAGGTAAATATTATTGCTGGTGGGCCACGTCGAATTGATGGGATTGTAAGGGGAATGACATTTGAAACAGAAACAGAGCATCCTCCTATCGTAATCTTAAACGATGATCTAGCACCAAAATCATTTGCTTATTTATTGATTAGCGAGGGAAAGGGATGCCTTGGTACAGGGCTAACAAAGAATTATAGAATGGCGAGTGAATACTTTGAAAGAGCATTAAAGACCTTTAGAAAAATAGTTGCCCTAGACATATCAAATGCGAAAATGTTTACTGGATATGGCAATTTCTTTTTAATGAAAGACTATGAGCAAAATGGAAAGATATACGGAGGAGAGGCTGCTGGATTACAGGATTTTTTGTTTGCTTTTGGATTAAGACAAGCGATTACATCAGGATATCTAGCAGCGATTAGCGTAATAGAAAATAAGAGTTATGATAAATTGATAAAGCGAAGATTTCAACAACAGCTGGAAACCTCTATCACTAACAGATTTTTGTTTAGCTTAATGGGTAATAGAGGATATAG from Candidatus Thermoplasmatota archaeon includes the following:
- a CDS encoding NAD(P)/FAD-dependent oxidoreductase, with protein sequence MGKSMNDSRIRKKVEKIARKEGGVGIGVRVEGGIVYLDGKIDSRKDFLSLGSSIGKIKHAGGVVNNLEYPGKKKREKKQGKKEKIGEADVVIVGGGVIGCSIARELSHYDLKIILVGKAEDVATGTTKANNGMVHTGIGEKMGTLKQKLCVEGHQMYDDISKELCIPYKKCGMWIITTGDSLAHYKIPSFLANFIAKRVVPFIILRRGKKLGIPMHLVKREELLRQEPHVTEKALAAVYSPTYGITCPYLFTIALAENAIENGVDIMLNTEVVDIDVKDGSVKSVITTEGVIDTHFVVNAAGLYADEIAEMAGAREYTIHPKKGSTLLFDKEYGNYINHSMSALKFPRTEHYKGGGIMLTVDGNIQWGPTVEEVPDRDDTSVTYEEIERIFQGYSYLTPDFPSKTVIAYFAGLRASTFTEDFFIQPSKKVKGFVHVAGIQSPGLAAAPAVADMVINILKNEGLPMNEKQDFNPCRKKPVVFRELGNEEKKKIMEKNSLYGRIVCRCEQVTEGEIVDAIHAPIPALSMDAIKRRTRAGMGRCQGAFCLPRVARILARETGIPLERVVKNIEDSYLFVGKAKCLLEVGNEN
- a CDS encoding NAD(P)/FAD-dependent oxidoreductase — encoded protein: MMKDEGKIKILGAGPAGLTAAINLAKRGYNVKVFEKNEDCGMRFRGDFQGLENWSSRSDILDDIKSMNISINFWHKPVFQCEFYDFKLNKRIVRFKRPGLYLVKRGAVKGSLDLSLKEQAIRSGVEIIFKRKVTEKEVNIIAGGPRRIDGIVRGMTFETETEHPPIVILNDDLAPKSFAYLLISEGKGCLGTGLTKNYRMASEYFERALKTFRKIVALDISNAKMFTGYGNFFLMKDYEQNGKIYGGEAAGLQDFLFAFGLRQAITSGYLAAISVIENKSYDKLIKRRFQQQLETSITNRFLFSLMGNRGYSFFLKKSRKIKDPLRGMYKQYNSSFLKKVIFPLARIALRK
- a CDS encoding FGGY family carbohydrate kinase, which translates into the protein MNKYIMAIDEGTTGVRAIIFDRDSNIVSHAYEEIPQIFPRPGWCEQEGEEIWKKCISVMKTAMGSKDIKANNIEAIGITTQRSTNLLWDKKSGKPVYNAITWHDTRTADICREMDGKGKMRVVRSLGHFTKGVSKLWDGIRMTGTGALLITASNLSFTPASALAHTHWLLDNVEGVKKKALRGEILCGTMDTWLIWKLTNGKIHATDFSNASSTGMFDSFSLKWSKMFLETFDIPTDILPEVKETAGDFGIVDKKILGVEVPIRSAVADQQSALFTEGCFNPGEVKCTNGTGSFIDMNVGSRPPASLHKLLPLIAWGIDGRVTYMLEGMINTTGSAVQWLKDNLGIIQNVEDSDDMASAVDGTEGVYFVPAFTGLSSPYWDPHACGIAVGLSRKTRKEHIVRAVLEGIVYRCKDILMSMETDSALKIASIKADGGASNNNFLLQFTADMLDIRVERPKILDGTALGAAYLAGLASDYWQSKDEVIEKRKIDRVFEPHMSEEKRDILYEGWKQAIKRSFKWRGYS
- a CDS encoding DUF1667 domain-containing protein encodes the protein MKSKFTCIECPLGCAITAEKKGDEIIVTGNKCNRGKDYAIRELTDPKRILTTTVFVENGIHPLLPVKSDREIPKNLIKKCIGELSKVRAKAPVKYGDVICKNVMGTGANIVSSCSMVRKNE
- a CDS encoding FAD-binding oxidoreductase; amino-acid sequence: MVYGTVYPKNETFDKRIIEQLNSIVPGGVSDKEADRIVYSKDYWPIALRWYLDGTVPALPDCIVWPENAEQVAGIIKLANDWRTPVVPYGEGSGVVGGAVPVKGGIVVDMRKMDRVVEIDDASLMVTAQTGINGMNLERHLDREGYTMGHIPQSLYCSSLGGWLACRAAGQFSTKYGKIEDIVVAIEAVLADGSFIKSKAVPRSSTGPSVERLLLGSEGTLGIITEATLKIWPYPEERAMVSFIFDSISHALETVRKIMRKNVYPAVVRIYDKNETLRHFYIKNKCMLILLMEGDKELVKLEKGISVKVCKSEDGNECGEEPVLHWLDMRFNVKESSEFTPKGFIFDTVEVSSGWKNAMSLYKAIIQAMRNVDGVVVASGHASHFYPQGVCFYFTFGGLPPKHVTPFKFYESVWDAIMEACLREHGSISHHHGIGLMRAKWLKEEMGERMSILKKIKKVIDPNNIMNPGKMGVGNEE
- a CDS encoding NAD(P)/FAD-dependent oxidoreductase: MKTDVAVIGGGPAGLAAALKASEQAKVMLLERENELGGILPQCIHNGFGNFIFKKMLTGPEYAHHFMGKVEKSDIDVKTETAVLEINEDKTIVATNPSDGILEIKAKAIVLAMGCRERSRAQILIPGTRPAGVYTAGTAQRLINIEGVMPGKRIVILGSGDVGLIMARRFILEGAEVEGVYEIMQKPGGLTRNVVQCLEDYGIPLLLSHTVTNIKGKKRVEAVTVAKVDKSMKPIKGTERVIPCDCLILAVGLIPENELSKQAGVVMDEKTGGPVVDEHMETSVPGIFACGNVVHVHDLVDDVTMVSEIAGEYAAKYATGEIERGKEIKVVVGDNVRYVVPQFLRSIDMDNVTFYFRVKEEDKNVKVIISESMAIFEKKERIVKPPEMVKASVPSELLKGIQNELRIDVRGKYEK
- a CDS encoding (Fe-S)-binding protein, which encodes MKSKYAWIMDSLAKTSFSTKARAMRHFLIGKKEYLRRKKTRADMDSVIKCALCPNMCKFDCPVLAAEKNDAMSPSGKTRIAYFIETDRLNSQDAIELMYKCAGCDACMQWCPFDFSVGDILKGVREDIAGMSLAPPRIIKIKENLEKNHTIHERKYDKSTDGKGDVLYFMGCEVSSERGEIADSMTKIFEGAGEKYVLLKDEWCCASPFINLGFTDEFKKFAEHNVKAIEESGCRTMVCSCPTCTYVFRHIYPQFGFEIKARVMHTSEYLLRLMENKKMAKAIEKECVYHDPCALIRKLGLEEEPRKIAKRAGMKIKETYFNRKDTKCCGMGCSLGSTNPDIASKMADARLEELKKQSDCIVTACPTCNTTFRKGGVEVYDISEIVLKAWEKA